In Drosophila innubila isolate TH190305 chromosome 2R unlocalized genomic scaffold, UK_Dinn_1.0 1_C_2R, whole genome shotgun sequence, the following are encoded in one genomic region:
- the LOC117785472 gene encoding protein Cep89 homolog codes for MATHVERGIMITDLDHSEQDQQEQVRPSTSIQPKRQRKVLQTLTGNFSRRSRSVEVEQRQELPASNKKKQQQERTLNGLLQAKEQQLEQLLQRLDTLHKYNERFAKENEQLRLDSEQLEQRLGQAEQQLVNCPRCQQLDQKLGDVLEHNKELANDVDMLKTLVFRLNVQIECYQDQRRTADKDALPISTQNPTSTSTPNPTPSTLPPWTSRLPTHTLTPLLQAYDESFRDKDALLAQYAADFELFGGELKRALEENTRLLQLQEQLRRDVGGWTEERVRLQAQLGVCRSKAEAQTRKTDLVKEKLVEVMHFYEQRNQTLLLDMNHLQDAYARCKSELIALKSTAVPSPPPPPPAAAPAPVVESASETDAVQQCKTLLEELKQEHARERNALEDQLQASNNRAASLLRSSEKAKHARDRLKARLRMTLQWAQKLEAGQAEVRETYDAVQHLSTLLKHKESQLRGLHARNSEELDKLRLKLQQKDETIRNLLRSKMERRPAGD; via the exons ATGGCAACACATGTGGAGCGTGGAATAATGATCACAGATCTTGACCATAGTGAGCAGGATCAGCAGGAACAAGTGCGTCCATCGACATCCATTCAACCCAAGCGACAGCGGAAGGTGCTCCAAACATTGACGGGCAATTTCAGTCGCAGGTCGAGAAGTGTTGAGGTGGAGCAACGTCAAGAGTTGCCTGCCAGCAACaagaagaaacaacaacaggagcgCACTCTCAATGGACTG TTGCAGGCCaaggagcagcagctggagcagctCCTGCAACGTCTGGACACATTGCACAAGTACAACGAACGCTTCGCCAAGGAGAATGAGCAACTGCGTCTGGACAGCGAGCAGCTGGAGCAACGTCTAGGCCAGGCGGAGCAGCAGTTGGTCAATTGCCCGCGCTGCCAGCAGCTCGATCAGAAACTGGGCGATGTCCTGGAGCACAACAAGGAGCTGGCCAATGATGTGGACATGCTAAAGACTTTGGTGTTTCGCCTCAATGTGCAGATCGAATGCTACCAGGATCAGCGACGCACAGCCGACAAGGATGCTCTGCCCATCTCCACTCAGAAtccgacttcgacttcgactccGAATCCGACTCCAAGCACATTGCCTCCATGGACATCGCGTCTTCCCACGCACACATTGACGCCGCTGCTGCAGGCCTATGATGAATCCTTCCGGGACAAGGATGCACTGCTGGCCCAGTATGCCGCTGACTTTGAGTTGTTTGGCGGCGAGCTGAAGCGGGCGCTGGAGGAGAATACACGTCTGCTGCAGTTACAGGAGCAACTGCGTCGCGATGTCGGCGGCTGGACAGAGGAGCGGGTCCGTCTTCAAGCCCAACTCGGCGTGTGCCGCTCCAAGGCGGAGGCGCAGACCAGGAAGACCGATCTCGTCAAGGAGAAGCTGGTCGAAGTGATGCATTTCTATGAGCAGCGCAATCAGACGCTGCTCCTGGACATGAATCATCTGCAGGATGCCTATGCCCGCTGCAAGTCCGAACTGATTGCACTCAAGAGCACAGCGGTTCCCTCCCCGCCACCACCTCCTCCAGctgcagctccagctccagttgtGGAGTCTGCCAGCGAAACGGATGCAGTGCAGCAGTGCAAAACGCTGCTGGAGGAGCTGAAGCAGGAGCACGCACGAGAACGCAACGCTCTAGAGGATCAGCTGCAGGCGAGCAACAATCGAGCCGCCTCCCTGCTCCGCAGCTCCGAGAAGGCCAAACATGCCCGGGATCGGCTGAAAGCCCGTCTCCGCATGACGCTGCAGTGGGCCCAAAAGCTGGAGGCGGGACAGGCCGAGGTGCGGGAGACCTACGATGCAGTGCAGCATCTCTCCACGCTGCTCAAGCACAAGGAGTCGCAGCTGCGTGGTCTGCATGCCCGCAACAGCGAGGAGCTGGATAAGCTGCGTCTGAAACTGCAGCAGAAGGATGAAACCATCAGGAATCTGCTGCGCAGCAAAATGGAAAGACGACCAGCGGGGGATTAG